From a single Brassica oleracea var. oleracea cultivar TO1000 chromosome C5, BOL, whole genome shotgun sequence genomic region:
- the LOC106295041 gene encoding uncharacterized protein LOC106295041, translating to MSSKTPRDVLEGLVKDTSLKWLLGKQTSMDDEIEEIENSPSAGSNWIPELSPVANVVNRRCSKILGVSVNELQDSFRQEASGSVKQPSMFPRNFLEYCCFRALALSVGVTGHLSDKTFRRLTFDMMVAWEVPSAASQSLLSVDGDSTVGLEAFSRIAPAVPIIADVIICENLFGVLQASSSSSNGLRLHFSVYDKYLYGLERAIKKMKSQSESSLLSYVRSKGEKILEIDGTVTTQPVLEHIGMSTWPGRLILTDHALYFEAIKVVSFDTPKRYSLSEDLKQVIKPELTGPWGTRLFDKAVSYKSISLPEPVVMEFPELKGHTRRDYWLAIIREVLYVHMYMNKFKIGTGVAKDEAISKAVLGILRVQAIQELGLTNPVRYENLLPFNLCDQLPGGDHILQTLAEMSSSRVLDRTNKAKEGTLYSISASDMVSQLGLVFGTSPRSSLVVGEVVVGDVNPLEKAVRQSRKNYEKVVLAQETVNGVKVDGIDTNLAVMKELLLPVMEIGNWLLSLAYWDDPVKSFVLCLFSTFIIYRGWVGYVFAFASLFIAGFILLTRCFSKREKVMIELKVMAPAPMNTMEQLLAVQNAISQLEQLVQDANIVLLKLRALLLSLFPQASEKFAVAIVAASTMMLLLSWNRLIMVVFLELFTRYSPPRRASTERLMRRLREWWFSIPAAPVILEQQNKDDNKKTK from the exons ATGTCGAGCAAAACACCACGGGATGTCCTAGAAGGTCTGGTCAAAGATACTTCGCTCAAATGGTTGCTTGGGAAGCAAACTTCTATGGATGATGAAATCGAGGAGATTGAGAATTCTCCTTCCGCTGGATCGAACTGGATACCTGAGCTTTCTCCAGTTGCAAACGTGGTTAACCGCAGGTGTTCAAA AATACTTGGCGTCTCTGTAAACGAGCTGCAAGATAGTTTCAGACAGGAGGCGTCTGGATCTGTGAAGCAGCCTTCAATGTTTCCGCGCAACTTTCTAGAGTACTGCTGTTTCAGGGCACTTGCTCTCTCTGTGGGAGTCACAGGTCATCTAAGTGATAAGACGTTTCGGCGTTTAACTTTCGACATGATGGTTGCTTGGGAGGTCCCTTCCGCTGCTAGCCAGTCATTGCTCAGT GTTGATGGGGATTCAACCGTCGGATTAGAAGCCTTTTCCCGGATTGCTCCAGCTGTTCCGATAATAGCTGATGTCATCATATGCGAAAACTTGTTTGGGGTGCTGCAGGCTTCTTCTTCTTCATCAAATGGTCTTCGGCTTCATTTCTCTGTTTATGACAAGTACTTGTATGGACTTGAAAG AGCAATAAAGAAGATGAAGAGCCAGTCCGAGTCATCTCTCCTTTCTTATGTTCGATCAAAAGGAGAAAAGATTCTTGAGATCGACGGGACAGTTACTACACAACCAGTTCTTGAACATATTGGAATGTCTACATGGCCAG GTCGCTTGATTCTGACTGACCATGCTCTCTATTTTGAGGCTATAAAGGTTGTCTCTTTCGACACACCAAAGCGTTACAGCTTATCTGAAGATCTGAAACAAGTCATTAAACCCGAATTAACCGGTCCTTGGGGGACTCGGCTTTTCGACAAGGCAGTCTCTTACAAATCTATTTCCCT ACCAGAACCGGTAGTAATGGAGTTCCCGGAGCTCAAGGGCCACACACGAAGAGATTACTGGCTAGCGATAATCCGGGAGGTGTTGTATGTTCACATGTACATGAACAAGTTCAAGATCGGCACCGGTGTGGCAAAAGATGAAGCCATCTCAAAAGCAGTGCTTGGCATTTTGCGCGTGCAAGCCATTCAAGAACTCGGTTTAACAAACCCAGTGCGTTACGAGAACCTTCTCCCCTTCAATCTCTGTGATCAGCTTCCTGGTGGAGATCATATTCTTCAGACGCTTGCAGAGATGTCGAGCTCGAGAGTGCTTGACCGGACAAACAAAGCCAAAGAAG GGACACTGTACTCTATCTCAGCCTCAGATATGGTTTCCCAGTTGGGTTTGGTGTTTGGAACAAGCCCAAGGAGTAGTCTTGTGGTAGGCGAAGTTGTGGTTGGAGATGTGAACCCATTGGAGAAAGCAGTTAGGCAATCAAGAAAGAACTATGAGAAAGTGGTTTTAGCGCAAGAGACAGTTAATGGAGTCAAAGTTGATGGAATCGACACCAATTTAGCTGTGATGAAG GAGTTGCTACTTCCAGTAATGGAAATCGGGAACTGGCTTTTGTCGTTAGCGTATTGGGACGATCCAGTGAAGTCTTTTGTCTTGTGTCTCTTCTCAACGTTCATAATTTACAG GGGATGGGTTGGCTATGTTTTTGCGTTTGCGTCTCTCTTCATAGCGGGTTTCATACTTCTCACAAGATGTTTCAGCAAAAGAGAGAAAGTAATGATCGAGCTGAAAGTTATGGCCCCGGCTCCTATGAACACCATGGAACAGCTTTTAGCAGTTCAAAACGCTATTTCCCAGCTAGAACAGTTAGTCCAGGATGCAAACATTGTTCTCCTCAAGCTCCGAGCTTTACTACTCTCTCTTTTCCCACAGGCAAGTGAGAAGTTTGCGGTTGCAATAGTAGCCGCTTCGACTATGATGTTACTGTTGTCTTGGAACAGATTAATCATGGTGGTATTTCTTGAGCTGTTCACAAGATATTCACCTCCGCGGAGAGCAAGCACAGAGAGACTGATGCGGCGGCTTAGAGAGTGGTGGTTCAGCATTCCTGCCGCTCCTGTGATTCTCGAACAACAGAACAAAGATGATAACAAGAAAACCAAGTAG